TTTACATGTAAAGATTCGCGGTCTAATTCAAGCGTTTTGATACTGTGACGTGAACGTGAAAGATTGGAGTAGAGCATCGCGTAAATATTGGCGTAGGAGCCTGTATGAAGCTCGATCCATTCGGCTTGGATCTCTTTTGCCGCTTCGATCATTGCATTAGTGGGGTCAATAAAAAGTGAAAGCTCGATCTGCTCTTTTTTCAGCCTTTGCGCAATTGCTTTAATGACTTCTTTGTTTTTTACCACATCAAGACCGCCCTCTGTCGTCACCTCTTCGCGTTTTTCAGGGACTAAGGTCGCGCGATGCGGACGCAGTTCTATCACTTTTTTAATGATTTCAGGTGTAATCGAACACTCCAAATTGATAGGTAGCTGGGAAGTTTCAATGATTTTTTTTGCATCATCATCGTTAATATGACGGCGATCTTCTCGTAAATGAATCGTGATTTGATCCGCACCTGCGCGTTTGACTAAAGAGATGGCGTCCAATGGATCAGGATCATTAATCTTTCGCGCTTCTCTTAGCACTGCAATATGATCGATATTTACGCCTAGAAGCATCATTGTATCCTTCGTTTTTTAGGGATTATTATAGCCAAAATATGATTTCTAAAAAATTTCAATGGCTATTTGGGAATATGAATCCGTGTATTATCTAAAATGCCGTACTCAAAATCAGGGTGACAGGCAAAACAGTTTGAAGCATCTTTTACATGTAAAGAGTGATAGATATTTTTATCAATGCTTTTGTGTGTTTCTCTCCAATATGGAACCTTACTCATCGAAATAGGACGCATTTCGCCCAAAGATTCGAGTGTTTTAAAGGCAACTTTGTGCGATGAACTCTCCGCGCTGTGGCTTAAAAGGTACGCTTTGATGCTCATCTGTTCGCTTTTGGTGATGTTATTTTCTCTAATTTGCTCGCCAAAGTGATTATCCAGTCCCTCCATAAGACGTACCCATGAGTCGTGCGGTAACATAAAGGGAGGATAGAGTTTATGGCAGGTGCTACATTTTTCAAAAAAGGCAGGATTTTCTGCTTGAAAATTGCGCTTCTCAAACCTGCTTTGTGTCAAAAATGTCTCGTTAGAACATGCCACGCTATACAGCGTCACCATCGATAACCCAATCACCGCGTAGGCAAAAAGATGGCGTACCATCGAAACCCGCGCATCACTACCTTCTGCTTTTTTATAACCCGTGATCATCGCAAAAAGCATGTGCGTTTTATGGTAAAACTGCTCGATTAAAACACCAACGATGTGAATCAATGCCCAGATAAAAAGCAGATACGAAAGCACTTCATGGAGACTCAAAAGAGAGGAAGAAAACTGAAAATAGTGCTCATTGAGCTCTTTGAAAATCCCACTGCCTTCTTGGATTCCTTGCAAAAGTAGCCCACTGAGAACAATCCAACTCCCCAAGCCTAAAACAATCAGCGTAAACCAACTGGACGCGGCATTGTGCCCCGCATGAATTTTGCGCCATCTGTTTTGAACTTTCTGGACAAAATAGTCTTGAAGCTCTTTGGGGCTTAACGTAAACGTTTTAAACGTGGCATAATTGGGTCCAACAAATCCCCAAATGAGTCGAAAAAGTAACACAATGCCAAAAATAAGACCGAAGGCTAAATGCCATCTAAAAAGATAATGGAAAAATGAGGTACCAAAGGAGAGGAGAAAGGATGTTGCCATAATCCAATGAATAATGCGTGTACACAAAGGCCATACAAAAACTTCATGAATTCTTTTGTTCATTCGTAACTTTCAGATGTTTTTTGATGCGGTAAGACACCAAAAAACATCATACTCAAATTTTTATTTAGTGACGTTAAAGGTGTTGTGAATGTAATTCGCCATCATTTTAATGTCGTAGTCATACCCTTTTTCAGCTAATTTTTTCATGTTATGTTCCATAACATCGTGCTCGGTAGCCGTGGATTGTCCAAGACCGCCGTTTTTAATGTCAAAGAGTGACATCTCAAGTTCTTGAACACTCTGTTTCGTAAGAGCAGGTCCTTTTTTCTCAGCAACCCCTTCACCTTTTGGCCCATGACAGTGTAAACATGTCTCTTTATACACTTGATCTGGTGTGTATTTATAGGTGACAACCTCTGATTTTGGTTTATCGCCACATCCACTTAAAACAACCAAGGCAATGAGTGAGAGTGCTAAATTCATTTTTTTCATGCGTTTTTCCTTATTATGTATCATCATCAAAACTAGGCTCTACCAGAGAGCATGCCGTAAATTGTCATAGGTTTGAGGGCATAGACCTTAACCAACCACCATATCCAGCGCTCTTGTGTTGGATCAAGTGGGAAAGAAGGTGCGGGTTTGGCTGTCCAGTTAAATTCAAGCATTGCCACCGTTCCAATACTCGTAATCAAAGGACATACCGTATAACCATCGTACTCAGCAGGGAGTTTTGCTTGTTTTTCCATCACTGCGATTAAGTTTTCGGCAACGACATTGTATTGTTTACGCGCACTTCCGCCCGTTTTTCCCATAGGCACAGCGGCAACATCTCCTAATGCAAAAATATTTTTGTAGGTAACGTGTTGCAGAGTCTCTTTCACAACTGGAACCCAGCCTTTGCTCGAACCAACCGGTGATTTTCCAACAAAATCAGGAGCTTTTTGAGGAGGCGTGATATGGATAAAATCGTATTTTTTCTCGACCAATTTGCTCATAGAGACCATCGTGTACTCTTTAAGATCTTCGTCGTATTCACCTTTTTCAAGCCATTTCTTCTCAAAGGTTGCCATTTTTTTCTCAGTATCAATCGCAACTAAATTGGTTTTAAACTCCCATTTAAAATCTCTGACTTTAAACTGCTCAAAAATGGCGGCATTGTATTCAGGTACGCCAAACATTTTATCGCCTGATGGACAAAAGGTTAATTCTACTTTATCTCTTACACCCGCTTTTTTGAGTAAATCATGTGTAATGTACATAACTTTTTTAGGTGCGCCACCACATTTAATCGCCGTATCAGGGTCGGTAAAAATCGCTTGAAGTTTTTCAGGACCTTTGTGTGCTTTGGCTTTAGCGATCAGCTCTTCGATACCTTTTTTGGTATCCACGGCGCCATCGGCAAAATAGACAGAGTAAACGCCATCTTTTCCCACTTTTTTGCGCACAACATCATTCGCACCCATGGAGGTAATTTCGCCTTCTAAGCCTTTAATAGCCCCAAAATTCAGTGTCAATCCCGTTGCTACTACTAAATAATCGTACCCAATCTCTGTGCCATCAGCTGTTTTGACTTTATTGTTTTGTGGATCGAAACTCACAACCGAGTCTTTAATCCACTTAACCCCTTTAGGGATAAAATTCGCCGTTTCATAGGTAATGTCACTTTTTTCCCATACACCAGCTGCGATCAACGTTTGCCCGGGTTGATACGAAACAGAGTATGGATTTGGCTCGATCAGCGTAATGTCAGGGTTTGCAAGTCTGTTTGTAAGCTTTGCAGCGGTTGCAATGCCCGCAAGACCACCGCCTACGATTACAATTTTGCCTGTAGCATTCGAACTCGAAGCTTCAGCTTCTGTAGCGATTGTTGCACTTGCTATAACACTTGCAGCAATTGGAGATGCTGCCAATAACTTCATCGCATTACGGCGAGACATTCCACGTTCATGCTTTTCAATCTCAAAGAGTATCTCCTCAATGATTTTGTCTGATTTCATCGTTTTCCCATCCTTTTTGGTTGTGTATTTCCCCATTCTACTTCCAACAATCTGAGGCTTTCCTTGGTTAAAAATATTATACTTGATTATTTTAGTTGTTTATAATCTTCTGAAATTGTCCTCATAATGTAATGTTATCCAAACCAAACATTAAGTTTCTTTTTCCTAAAATCTTCTATTCACTTTAGCTCAAGTAGGCATTATGTTAAAACGAGAAGTTCTTATTTTTATCGTCATTTTTCTCTTCCTATCCTTAGGAATGCACATGAACCAGTGGCTGACACATCCTTTAGTGCATTTACAGCAACTCTCCATCCACAAAATGCCCTACCATCCGCTGCTTTACACCGTAATTGTCTACCTTCTTTTAGCATTAATTCGCGCGTTTATCAACACATTTATGAAACTTTTTAGACAAAAATAGGCTGAAAATGATTGGGTGTGATTTAGGCTCCAATACCCTGCGTATTGTGGAAATAGCGTGTGAGAGTAAAACCCGTGTGAAGGCGTTTGAGCGCATTGTGCGCACCGCAAAAGATTTACATGTAACGGGGAGGATCAGTGAAATTTCAAAACAGAATATTTTGAATGCGCTAAAAGAAGCTTCTAAAATTTTTGATTTTAAACAGGAAAAATGCTTCTGTGTGACGACTGAAGCGATGCGCGTGGCGTCCAATGCGAAAGAAATTTTAGACGAAATTGAGGCATGTTTTGGGCTTTGTTTTGAAATTATTTCAGGTGAAAGAGAAGCGTACTTAACTTCATTAGCGATCGAGAATGCCCTAAAACGTGAGGGTTTTGAGCATCAAACCTACGCCTTGTTCGATCTAGGCGGAGGCTCAACAGAACTCACGTTTTGCCGGAGTGGTATCAAACAGTCTCAAAGCTTTCCCTTTGGCATTATCAACACCGCGGAGCGCTATACACAAGAACGTGAAGCGCATGTTGCACGCATTGTAGAGTCCATTAGCCCGTTTGTGCAAACGCAACCCGATATTTCTTCCACTTTTTTACAATTAGTAACAACTGCAGGAACACCAACCACGGTTGCCGCTTTTTTAGAAGGGCTGGATTATGCCCATTACGATGCAAACAAAGTCAATGGAAAGATCTTACATGTAAACGATTTTGAAGAGGCGTATCAGCGATTAAGTTGTATGAATGAGAGCGATGCAGAGCGCTTCACAGGTACGAATCGTAAGGATTTGGTGGTTGTGGGAATTTTAATTGTCAAAGCGATGATGCGTAAACTTGGCTTTGAAAAATGTATTGTCGTTGATGATGGACTCAGAGAAGGGGTTGTTCTAGAGCAGTGTTACAATTTAGCACGATCCTAAAATACGCCTTCCAAATGAACCCTTTTTAATCTTTCTTTGCTATAATAACCCACTTTTTTTACAGAGCTTTACGGTACTTTGTAAATAATGATTGAGTCTTAGCCGACCTGTTCGGCAAGCTTTAGCGCCCAAACATCGTATAAAAATTATGTAAAGGAGAGGTCATGGAGTTAAGCGGTTCCCAAATGGTCATAGAAGCACTACGTAAGGAGAATGTCAGCGTCGTCTTTGGCTATCCTGGTGGTGCTATCATGAATGTTTACGATGAAGTTTACAAACAAAACTATTTTAAACATATTCTCACACGACACGAGCAAGCAGCCCTTCACGCAGCCGATGGCTATGCCAGAGCCAGCGGAGAAGTCGGCGTTGCCTTTGTGACCAGTGGTCCTGGTTTTACCAATGCTGTCACTGGACTTGCAACAGCCTATATGGATTCCATTCCGATGGTCGTCATCAGCGGTCAAGTTCCGATTAGTATGATCGGAACCGATGCGTTTCAAGAGATTGACGCGGTGGGTATTAGTCGTCCGTGTGTTAAACACAACTATTTGGTTAAAGATGTCAAAGATTTGCCACGTATTTTAAAAGAGGCGTTTTACATTGCACGAAGTGGACGTCCAGGTCCCGTACATGTCGACATTCCTAAAGATGTCACAGCACAGATGGGTCACTTTGCGTATCCGAGCGAAATTAAGATGCAAACGTATAAGCCAACTTATAAAGGCAATCCACGTCAGATTAAAAAGGCAATTGAAGCGATCCAAGCTGCTAAACGTCCGGTACTTTACATCGGTGGTGGTGCGATTAATTCTAACGCTAGCGCAGAAGTAAGGGAATTTGCAAAGCTCTGTGGTATTCCTGCGGTTGAAACCTTAATGGCACGTGGTGTTATGGGTGATGAGAACCCACTGCTTCTTGGAATGCTTGGAATGCACGGCTGTTACAGTGCCAATATGGCAATGAGTGAAGCCGATCTTATGATCGCATTTGGCCCACGTTTTGATGACCGTGTTACAGGAAAACTCAGTGAATTTGCCAAACATGCCAAAATCATTCATGTCGATATTGATCCTAGTAGCATTGGAAAAATTGTCCCGATTGATTACCCCATAGTAGGTGATCTTAAAAACGTTGTTGAAGCGATGATTCCTCTGGCAAAAGAGCAAATCGATGAGAGTAAATACAAACCGTGGCGCGATCTGTTAAAGCGCTACGATGAGATTCATCCTCTTAAATACGAAGACTCAAATGAGATTCTTAAACCACAGTGGGCGATTGAACGCGTAGGGCAATTACTGGGCGATAAAGCCATTATCTGTACTGACGTTGGGCAACACCAAATGTGGGCAGCACAGTTTTATCCCTTTTCCTACCCTCGCCAATGGCTCAGCAGCGGCGGACTTGGAACAATGGGGTATGGACTTCCTGCAGCCATTGGCGCTAAAGTTGCCGTGCCTTCTAAAACCGTTATTAACTTTACGGGTGATGGCTCCATCCTTATGAACATTCAAGAGTTAATGACCGCGGTTGAAAACAAAGTTGCGGTGGTTAACATCATCTTAAACAACCAATTTTTAGGCATGGTTCGCCAATGGCAAACGTTCTTTTACAATAAACGCTACTCGTCAACCGACCTTTCCGTTCAACCTGATTTTGTCAAATTGGTGGAGAGTTTTGGCGGCCGTGGCTTTAGGGTTACCACCAAAGATGAGTTTGACAAAGCCCTTAAAGAAGCGATTGAGAGTAACACGGTCTGTATGATCGATGTTCAAGTCGACCGTTTTGAGAATGTTTTACCGATGGTTCCAGCAGGTGGAACGCTTTACAATATGATGCTTGAGTATAAGGAGTAAGCGATGGAACATATCAGAAGAGTTTTATCGGTTATCGTTTTAAATGAAGATGGCGTTTTATCGCGCATATCGGGTCTCTTTGCGGGTCGTGGGTACAATATTGATTCATTGACCGTGGCTCCTATACCCAAAACAAATCTATCGAGGTTGACGATTGTCACCTCAGGCAGTACGCCTGTTTTGGAGCAGATCGTTAAACAGTTGCATAAGCTGATTCCGACCTATAAAGTCATTGAATCAGGTCAATTTGTTGAAAAAGAGATGGCGCTCGTTAAAATTCCTCTTAGTGAAGATTTTAACGGTCTTGATGCGATGCTTAAAGCGTACAATGGCACGATTGCAAGCAGTGGTGAAGATTTTATCGTTGTCATGGTTGCCGATGATTACGATCGTATCGACAACTTTTTAAAAGCGGTTAAAAAATACAATCCTACCGACATCGTTAGAAGCGGCTCAGTCGCGATGGATATTTAGATGAAACTAAGCCTTTTAGCCCAAGCGATTTCGCTTGAATTTTCAGGAATGGATCAAGAGGTTACCTCCTTTGCAACACTCAAGGAGGCGACTTCTTCGCAGATCGCTTTTTTTGTCAATCCTAAACTTTTAGGCGATTTACAAAACACCAAAGCAGGGGTCGTCATTCTCCCTGCTGCTTTTTTAGAACATCTTCCTTCAAGTTCCCAAGCGCTTATCAGCGACAATCCTTATTTGAGTATGGCGTATGCGAGTGCCTTTTTTGCTAAAAAACCGTTTGATACCTCGTCTCCTGCTACGATTTGCGAAAAAAGTAGCATTGGGACGCACGTGGTTATCGGCAGTGGCAGTGTTGTGGAAGAGGGCGTGCAGATTATGCCCAATGTCACGATAGGTGCAAATGTAAGCATTGGTAAAAATGTTGTGATTTACCCTAATGTTGTGATTTACGATGGTTGTGTCATTGGCGAGGGTTGCATCATTCAAGCGGGAACGGTGATTGGAAGTGACGGTTTTGGTTATGCTCATACAAAATTGGGTGAGCATATTAAGATCTATCACACGGGAAATGTCATTCTGGAAGAGAATGTGGAAGTAGGGGCAAATACAACCATAGACAAAGCTGTTTTTGGATCGACGATCATTCGAAAAGGGACAAAAATAGACAACCTCGTTCAAATTGGGCACAATTGTGAATTGGGGCAGTATTGTATTATTGTTGCACAATCGGGATTGGCAGGTTCATCCAAACTCGGGCGTAACGTTGTTATGGGTGGACAAAGTGCAACAGCTGGACATTTGGAGATTGGTGATTTTGCAACGATTGCTGCACGCGGTGGCGTTTCAAAATCAATAGAGGGCGGTAAAACGTACGGTGGTTTCCCACTGACTTTGCAAAGTGAGTGGCTTAAAACGCACGCAAAAATAGCGAAATTTTTTACAAAGAATTAAAAGGATCAAGCCATGGGCGGAAAAAACACAATATTAACAAAATTTCCATTAGCAGGAACAAAAAACGGAATTATTTCGATCTCGCATTTAGAAGAACCGTATGGAAGTGGTTCATTTCCAGTTGTAAGCATCGGTATTGCTTTGAAGAAAAATGGCGAAGAGCCTGATTGGAAAGCGCATATTCCTTATGAAAATCTTGATGAACTCATTGCAGCACTTCAAGATGCCAAAGTGCGTTTTGGAACACCTTCAAAATAACACACAATTGTTTTACATGTAAAGAATCTTTACATGTAAAACGTTCTCATTCAATTTTTATAAAACTCGATTTTCAAGCAATAAAAGTACCAAAGGTACGTGGGCTTTTCGCCGAGAAAAACCCAGTGTTAACGTAGCTTTTAAAGCTTTGCTTCAAAAGTGTGTTGAGAGTTCAGAAAGAACTCTCTTAAATTGAATCAATATACTCTTCGATTGCAACCGCAGCACGTTTTGAAAAAGCGACTGCTTCGACTACCGTTCGAGCTCCCGTTACCACGTCTCCTGAGGCAAAAACACCTTCCATTGTTGTACGTCCACTCTCATCCGTAATAACTAAGCCTTTTCCATCCACTTCAATTTGGCGTGCAGATTGGACAATATTGTCTTTAGGGCTCTGACTAATGGCGATTAAAATAGAATCTGCTTCCAATAATCCCTCTTCACCACTCTCATCCGTACTAGCGTAGATAACACCTTGTTCGGTAATTTCAATAGGCTGTTTGTAAAGCTCAAACTTGACACCATCGATTTTGGCACACTCGACCTCATGATGCGATGCAGGAATGTCTTCCATCCCTTTTCGATACATAATAATCACTTCACGTGCGCCATGACGCACCGCTGTTCGTGCCACATCCATTGCGACATTGCCTGCCCCTAAAACAACCACTTGGTGTCCTAAACGGTAGACCGAAGGATTTTTGAGATAGTCAATCGCAAAATGCACATGTCCTAAGCTCTCGCCTTTAATACCCAATTTCTTCGGAGCCCAAACCCCTGTTCCAATAAAAATAGCTTTAAAATCATCACGGAAAAGATCGGCGATGGTGATGTTTTTACCAATGGTAATGTTCGGGCGAATCGTAACGTCTAACTGGCGAAGTTTCGTCTCAATCGTATCTAAGATCTCTTTATTGAGCCTAAAATCAGGAATACCATAGCGAAGTACGCCACCGATTTTATCGTGGGCATCGTACATCGTAATCTCGTACCCTTTTGCTCCTAAAATAACCGCTAAAGAGATACCCGCAGGGCCACTTCCGATAATTGCAACTTTTTTGCCATTTTTGATGGGTTTTTCAAACTGAAGATCGTTCATGTAGAGATCGGAAATATAATTTTCAATACTTCCAACACTCACCGCCGTTCCCTTTTTATTGAGAATACAGTGCCCCTCGCAATGTTTTTCATGCGGACAGACCATGGAACAGATGACGGAGAGGGGGTTATTATCAAACAGTAATTTACCTGCTTCTTTAATCTCGCCTGCCAAAAAAAGACGAATCATTTCAGGAATGGGCGTGCCAACAGGACATCCAGTACGACAGGATGGCTTTTTACAGCCCAAACAGGTTTTTGCAAGAGTAATGACATATTTGTTCATCGCGTTAAGCCTTTATCTATGTGTGTAAAAATAATGTCGGAATTGTATCAAAACTATAAGATTTTTTTGAGAAGTTTTAACTTAACGAAAGAGGGTACTTTTTTTGGGAGTACCCTTTAGAAGTTTACTTGTAATTTTTAACAAAAGAGGCAATACGTTCAATGCCATCTTTAATCGTTGCATCATCGGTCGCAAAAGAGAGTCTAAAATACCCTTCCGTGCCAAACCCAATACCTGGAACAACCGCAACGCCTTTTTCTTCAAGCAATTTTTGACAAAACTTCATAGAGTCATTTTCAATCGCTTTGGTATTGACGAACAGATAAAAAGCGCCTTCTGGTTTTAACACCGAAATACCCTCAATTTGATTTAAGAGCTCATGCGCAAGATTACGTCTTCGCTCAAATGCTGAGCGCATGATTTCAATATCCGCATCGGCTAAGCCATTGAGTGCAGGAACCGCCGCTTTTTGCGTAATAGAGTTGATGTTTGAGGTGCTTTGTCCTTGAAAATCAACGATCGCATCAGTAATCTCTTTAATAGGACAGGCAAAGTAACCAAAACGCCAGCCCGTCATGGAGACTGATTTACTCAAACCATTGACCGTAATGGTGCGTTTAAACATATCTTCACTGATCGATGCCACTGAAGTGAATACAAGACCATCAAAGAGAATTTTCTCATACATCTCATCGGAAACCACTAAAATGTTGGTTCCTTTTAACACGTCTGCTAAAGCCGTAAGCTCTTCTTTGGAATAGACAGAACCTGTTGGGTTAGAAGGGGTGTTGAGTAACAGTGCTTTTGTTTTTGGGGTAATCGCCGCTTTAAGCTGTGCAGGGGTGATTTTAAAACCACTGGTTTCATCGGTATCAATAAACACAGGTGTTCCATCACTGTACTTGACAATTTCAGGATACGTTACCCAGTAAGGGGCAGGAATAATGACTTCATCACCTTCGTCAATGATTGCTTGAAAAATGTTAAACAATGAATGTTTCGCACCTACATTGACCACAATATCGGAAGGTTTATAGTCAAGATTGTTTTCACGCTTCAATTTTCCAGCAATTGCTTTTAACACTTCTGGAGTACCGCCAACCGCGGTGTATTTTGAAAAACCATCGTTAATCGCCGCAATCGCCGCATCTTTGACAATTTGTGGCGTATCAAAATCAGGCTCACCCGCTGAAAAACTCAGAACATCTCGACCTTGTGCTTTAAGGTCTCTCGCTAAAGATGTAATCGCCATAGTAAGAGACGGTGATAAAACTTGGATTCTTTTAGACAGCATGAAACTTTCCCCTATAAAAATATCGTGCAGATTATAGCGAAAAATTAGCCTGTTTCTCTTATATTTTTTACAAAAAAAGCTATTCCCATGGTGCTTTTTGAAAAACAGTTGTAAAGAAAGGATCCTCTAGAGTTTGAACGAGCTCATGTGCAAAGCTAAGGAGACCAGTATAGCCTATAAAAGAGGTTTGCAACACAGGTGAAACCTCGATAAAAGCGATTTTGGATGCAGCCGCGGAATGATAATGATGAACATCGCAGAGTAAAATATCCACCGCTTCTTCGTCAATGATCTCTTCAAGCTCTTCGTAAGGGTCGCGAATGACCATACCTTGACCTTTTAACAATTCAAAAACTTTTTCACTATCATCTTGTGTGCATTGGTAAATGGCAGTTGCTGCGATGCGAACATTCAGCTCTTTTAACATAGGAATAAATTGCCATGAGTATTTGCCTTTAAGATCGAGTAGTGCGACTTTATCCTTTAAAACTGTGCAACAAGATTCTAATGCTTGATGGAGACTTTTCTCTTCACGCGCAATAAACTGCTCTGAAATACGCGTCAGTTTTCCATCGGCAAAAATTTCAACGATGGAGCGAATAGCATCAGAAGTTGCGTGCCTTCCATAAAAGGAGACCTCGACCCAAGGAATATCCCACATCTCTTTCATCTTTCTGGCTAAACTGACCATCGGTTTAGCCCCAATCAGGACATTGAGTTTTACACAGTGCGCCATTTGTGTGCGCTCCACATCTTCCACGCCTCCAAAGATCCAATGGATGCGAAAACCAATGCTTTCAAGGAGCATTTTATACGCATTCATTTCATTCAGCGAGGCGTTAAAACCTATGAGATTAATGTCGTATGCCAAAGCATCCAAAGGCTCTTTTTGCCCCATTAACTGTTGCATCAGTGTCACGCCTGCAATGCGTGCACCAAACGGAACACCGCCCATAAACCCTGCTGCATTGATGAGAATAATCGGGATACCAAGGGTTTCTTGCTTGGTGTTTATAATGCGTTCAATATCCTCACCAATTAAAGAGCTTACGCAGGTCAGATAGATAAAGATGACTTCGGGATGAATATGCGCATAAACGTAGTTTATGCTTGAAGAGAGTTTGTCTTCACCTCCAAAAATGAGATCGTGTGCGTCCATTTGTGTGGTAAAAACAGAAGAGGGCGCATTCTGAAAAAGATGTGTTACCTGAGGACAAGTACTTGGCGAATGAATAAGATGCGCCGCATTTTTGAACGGCAATAAGGCTTGAAGCGCTCCTTCAAACGAACATCCACCAATCATAGTGCCAGGACTAAGCCGCTCACAGGTCACTTTTTTCTCTGTATTGGTATTGTGACTACAGCTGGATTCGTTGAACAGCTCTTTAATGCTCTGATAACGCGACATTTTTCTTCCTTACTGCTTAAAGATACTCTTCAACACCGATCTCAAATTTTTGGATTTTATAC
Above is a genomic segment from Sulfurospirillum halorespirans DSM 13726 containing:
- a CDS encoding NAD(P)-dependent oxidoreductase produces the protein MNKYVITLAKTCLGCKKPSCRTGCPVGTPIPEMIRLFLAGEIKEAGKLLFDNNPLSVICSMVCPHEKHCEGHCILNKKGTAVSVGSIENYISDLYMNDLQFEKPIKNGKKVAIIGSGPAGISLAVILGAKGYEITMYDAHDKIGGVLRYGIPDFRLNKEILDTIETKLRQLDVTIRPNITIGKNITIADLFRDDFKAIFIGTGVWAPKKLGIKGESLGHVHFAIDYLKNPSVYRLGHQVVVLGAGNVAMDVARTAVRHGAREVIIMYRKGMEDIPASHHEVECAKIDGVKFELYKQPIEITEQGVIYASTDESGEEGLLEADSILIAISQSPKDNIVQSARQIEVDGKGLVITDESGRTTMEGVFASGDVVTGARTVVEAVAFSKRAAVAIEEYIDSI
- a CDS encoding pyridoxal phosphate-dependent aminotransferase; protein product: MLSKRIQVLSPSLTMAITSLARDLKAQGRDVLSFSAGEPDFDTPQIVKDAAIAAINDGFSKYTAVGGTPEVLKAIAGKLKRENNLDYKPSDIVVNVGAKHSLFNIFQAIIDEGDEVIIPAPYWVTYPEIVKYSDGTPVFIDTDETSGFKITPAQLKAAITPKTKALLLNTPSNPTGSVYSKEELTALADVLKGTNILVVSDEMYEKILFDGLVFTSVASISEDMFKRTITVNGLSKSVSMTGWRFGYFACPIKEITDAIVDFQGQSTSNINSITQKAAVPALNGLADADIEIMRSAFERRRNLAHELLNQIEGISVLKPEGAFYLFVNTKAIENDSMKFCQKLLEEKGVAVVPGIGFGTEGYFRLSFATDDATIKDGIERIASFVKNYK
- a CDS encoding nitrogenase component 1 — its product is MSRYQSIKELFNESSCSHNTNTEKKVTCERLSPGTMIGGCSFEGALQALLPFKNAAHLIHSPSTCPQVTHLFQNAPSSVFTTQMDAHDLIFGGEDKLSSSINYVYAHIHPEVIFIYLTCVSSLIGEDIERIINTKQETLGIPIILINAAGFMGGVPFGARIAGVTLMQQLMGQKEPLDALAYDINLIGFNASLNEMNAYKMLLESIGFRIHWIFGGVEDVERTQMAHCVKLNVLIGAKPMVSLARKMKEMWDIPWVEVSFYGRHATSDAIRSIVEIFADGKLTRISEQFIAREEKSLHQALESCCTVLKDKVALLDLKGKYSWQFIPMLKELNVRIAATAIYQCTQDDSEKVFELLKGQGMVIRDPYEELEEIIDEEAVDILLCDVHHYHSAAASKIAFIEVSPVLQTSFIGYTGLLSFAHELVQTLEDPFFTTVFQKAPWE